The Megalops cyprinoides isolate fMegCyp1 chromosome 12, fMegCyp1.pri, whole genome shotgun sequence genome contains a region encoding:
- the LOC118787427 gene encoding cyclin-dependent kinase 2-interacting protein, whose amino-acid sequence MEELSPGVSTPSRKPVLTGSARKIKDNAADWHNFILKWERLNDDGYTIANQIVNLTLSKASVKETDITIECDDTSVSHQPAYTAGPNKELEDKCTDLLAILDKMTHLASKMERLSATTKGVCDLQKFQQGASEAATTLFQTWPTSHFDEVSSKILESYKQELALKETIVQEIAHTSNSDLSMVYLSCWLYQPYIGDSTKLLLESMLLETGHRPL is encoded by the exons ATGGAAG AATTAAGTCCCGGGGTCTCTACACCGAGTAGAAAACCTGTTTTAACTGGGAGCGCACGGAAAATTAAGGACAACGCAGCAGATTGGCACaacttcattttgaaatgggaGCGACTCAATGACGACGGATACACGATTGCAAACCAAATTGTCAACCTGACGTTAAGCAAAGC GTCAGTGAAAGAGACGGACATCACAATAGAATGTGATGACACGTCTGTCTCCCACCAACCAGCATATACCGCGGGACCCAACAAAGAGCTGGAGGACAAATGTACAGATTTGCTCGCCATATTGGACAAAATG ACTCATCTTGCATCTAAAATGGAGAGGCTATCTGCTACTACGAAGGGGGTGTGTGACCTACAGAAGTTCCAGCAGGGGGCATCAGAAGCTGCGACAACCCTGTTTCAGACATGGCCCACGTCACACTTTG atgaagtTTCCTCCAAGATCTTGGAATCCTACAAGCAAGAACTGGCCCTCAAGGAGACCATTGTTCAGGAAATCGCCCACACATCGAACTCAGATCTGTCCATGGTCTATCTGTCCTGCTGGCTGTATCAGCCCTACATTGGGGACAGTACAAAGCTTCTGCTGGAGAGTATGCTTCTGGAGACAGGACATAGACCGCTGTGA